One window from the genome of Deinococcota bacterium encodes:
- a CDS encoding PDZ domain-containing protein has protein sequence MKRSIMFLTWTLSICLSLAGVALAQDPAQDPAQDPAQDEAPAALMLSGTILNWVYGEATIEARPHLRRAEGDGVARGGVARGGAAAGGSRPGPLAVWLYGEPRPQPGGAEGDAVATGGVAADGSFSLELPAHFEAESLSRVAALMDDCLLVRPEDARGLFITELVVYRDGELFGFARHQSPDFAYEAGDAYLTYAYADEPVHVSGFCRAEAWAHGVDVALEPGWNSIVARLERLSDGSLLFLERVAAAPEASEWLFAFGDETYVGLGIVFQPRELGMEVTELIAGGPAERAGLRVGDVILMLDGADVRGIGVDTFTGLARGPRGSIARLDVLRGGENLRLEVERAPVTAPITVPVTAP, from the coding sequence GTGAAGCGCTCTATCATGTTCTTGACCTGGACGCTCTCGATCTGCTTATCGCTGGCCGGGGTCGCCCTAGCCCAGGACCCGGCCCAAGACCCGGCCCAAGACCCGGCCCAAGACGAGGCACCGGCGGCGCTGATGCTGTCCGGCACCATCTTGAACTGGGTCTATGGTGAGGCGACCATCGAGGCCCGGCCCCACCTGCGCCGCGCTGAAGGAGACGGGGTGGCAAGGGGCGGGGTGGCAAGGGGCGGGGCCGCGGCAGGCGGCAGCCGGCCCGGCCCACTTGCCGTCTGGCTCTACGGCGAGCCCCGGCCCCAGCCGGGCGGGGCCGAAGGGGACGCTGTGGCGACGGGCGGGGTCGCGGCGGACGGCTCCTTTAGCCTCGAGCTGCCCGCTCACTTCGAGGCGGAGAGTTTGTCGCGCGTCGCCGCGCTCATGGACGACTGCTTGCTGGTGAGGCCGGAGGACGCCAGAGGCTTGTTCATCACCGAGTTGGTCGTGTACCGCGACGGCGAGCTCTTCGGCTTTGCGCGGCACCAGTCGCCGGATTTCGCTTACGAGGCCGGAGACGCCTACCTGACCTACGCCTACGCCGACGAGCCGGTTCACGTGAGCGGTTTCTGCCGCGCCGAGGCCTGGGCACACGGTGTCGACGTCGCGCTCGAGCCGGGCTGGAACAGTATCGTCGCCCGGCTCGAGCGGTTGTCCGACGGCTCGCTGCTCTTTCTCGAGCGGGTCGCCGCCGCGCCGGAAGCGAGCGAGTGGCTGTTCGCCTTTGGCGACGAGACCTACGTCGGCCTGGGCATCGTGTTCCAACCCAGGGAGCTCGGCATGGAGGTCACCGAGCTGATCGCGGGCGGGCCCGCGGAGCGGGCCGGGCTGAGGGTCGGTGACGTGATCCTGATGCTCGACGGCGCCGATGTTCGGGGCATCGGCGTAGATACCTTTACCGGTCTGGCCAGGGGGCCGCGGGGGAGTATCGCGCGCCTCGACGTGCTCCGCGGCGGCGAGAACCTCAGGCTCGAGGTCGAGCGCGCGCCCGTCACCGCGCCCATCACCGTGCCCGTCACCGCGCCCTGA